In Mycobacterium tuberculosis H37Rv, a single window of DNA contains:
- the tpi gene encoding triosephosphate isomerase: MSRKPLIAGNWKMNLNHYEAIALVQKIAFSLPDKYYDRVDVAVIPPFTDLRSVQTLVDGDKLRLTYGAQDLSPHDSGAYTGDVSGAFLAKLGCSYVVVGHSERRTYHNEDDALVAAKAATALKHGLTPIVCIGEHLDVREAGNHVAHNIEQLRGSLAGLLAEQIGSVVIAYEPVWAIGTGRVASAADAQEVCAAIRKELASLASPRIADTVRVLYGGSVNAKNVGDIVAQDDVDGGLVGGASLDGEHFATLAAIAAGGPLP, encoded by the coding sequence GTGAGCCGCAAGCCGCTGATAGCCGGCAACTGGAAGATGAACCTCAACCACTACGAGGCGATCGCGCTGGTGCAAAAGATCGCGTTCTCGTTGCCGGACAAGTATTACGACCGGGTTGACGTCGCGGTGATCCCGCCGTTTACCGACCTGCGCAGCGTGCAAACCCTGGTCGACGGCGACAAGCTGCGGTTGACCTATGGTGCACAAGACTTGTCACCACATGACTCCGGTGCCTATACGGGTGACGTCAGCGGCGCCTTTCTGGCCAAGTTGGGGTGCAGTTACGTTGTCGTCGGGCACTCCGAGCGGCGCACCTATCACAACGAGGATGACGCGCTGGTGGCCGCCAAAGCCGCCACCGCACTCAAGCATGGCTTGACCCCAATCGTGTGTATTGGCGAGCACCTCGACGTCCGCGAGGCGGGAAATCATGTGGCCCACAACATCGAACAGTTGCGTGGATCGCTGGCCGGGCTATTGGCCGAGCAGATCGGCAGCGTCGTCATCGCCTACGAACCGGTCTGGGCGATCGGCACCGGGCGGGTGGCCAGCGCCGCCGACGCCCAGGAGGTGTGTGCGGCGATCCGAAAAGAGTTGGCCTCGTTGGCCTCGCCGAGGATTGCCGATACGGTGCGGGTGCTCTACGGCGGCTCGGTGAACGCCAAAAACGTCGGCGACATCGTGGCCCAGGATGACGTCGATGGTGGCCTGGTCGGCGGGGCGTCGCTGGACGGGGAGCATTTCGCGACGCTGGCCGCGATTGCGGCCGGTGGTCCGTTGCCGTAG
- a CDS encoding hypothetical protein (This region is a possible MT-complex-specific genomic island (See Becq et al., 2007 PMID:17545187).), whose translation MQMSASNAFVEGFADFWKAPSPDRLTDHLHPDVVLVRPLSPPRHGLGAAQREFTRILGLLPDLHGEVDRWSQAGDVVFIEFRLIARLGSEVVEWPVVDRFLLRGDKAVERVSYFDSLPLLIKVVKHPSAWRGWLTTMRSRA comes from the coding sequence ATGCAGATGAGCGCATCCAACGCATTCGTCGAAGGGTTCGCCGACTTCTGGAAGGCGCCGTCGCCGGATAGACTGACCGATCACCTTCATCCCGACGTAGTCCTGGTACGGCCACTGTCACCGCCGAGGCACGGCCTGGGGGCGGCCCAGCGGGAGTTCACTCGGATTCTGGGTTTGCTGCCTGACCTGCACGGGGAAGTTGACCGGTGGAGCCAAGCAGGCGACGTGGTGTTCATCGAGTTCCGGCTGATAGCACGGCTCGGCAGCGAGGTCGTCGAGTGGCCAGTCGTCGATCGGTTCCTGCTGCGTGGCGACAAGGCCGTAGAACGCGTGAGCTATTTCGACTCGCTCCCACTGTTGATCAAGGTAGTCAAGCATCCGTCGGCCTGGCGTGGCTGGTTGACAACCATGCGAAGCCGGGCTTGA
- the pgk gene encoding phosphoglycerate kinase produces MSVANLKDLLAEGVSGRGVLVRSDLNVPLDEDGTITDAGRIIASAPTLKALLDADAKVVVAAHLGRPKDGPDPTLSLAPVAVALGEQLGRHVQLAGDVVGADALARAEGLTGGDILLLENIRFDKRETSKNDDDRRALAKQLVELVGTGGVFVSDGFGVVHRKQASVYDIATLLPHYAGTLVADEMRVLEQLTSSTQRPYAVVLGGSKVSDKLGVIESLATKADSIVIGGGMCFTFLAAQGFSVGTSLLEDDMIEVCRGLLETYHDVLRLPVDLVVTEKFAADSPPQTVDVGAVPNGLMGLDIGPGSIKRFSTLLSNAGTIFWNGPMGVFEFPAYAAGTRGVAEAIVAATGKGAFSVVGGGDSAAAVRAMNIPEGAFSHISTGGGASLEYLEGKTLPGIEVLSREQPTGGVL; encoded by the coding sequence ATGAGCGTTGCAAACCTCAAGGATCTACTCGCCGAAGGTGTTTCGGGGCGTGGAGTGCTGGTGCGCTCCGATCTCAACGTTCCGCTCGACGAGGACGGCACCATTACCGATGCGGGCCGCATCATCGCGTCGGCGCCGACGTTGAAGGCGTTGCTCGACGCCGACGCCAAGGTGGTGGTTGCCGCGCACTTGGGACGTCCCAAGGACGGGCCGGACCCGACACTGTCGCTGGCGCCGGTCGCCGTGGCGCTGGGTGAGCAACTCGGCCGGCACGTCCAGCTGGCTGGAGACGTTGTCGGCGCCGATGCGCTGGCCCGCGCCGAGGGGCTCACCGGCGGCGACATCCTGCTGCTGGAGAACATCCGCTTCGACAAACGCGAAACCAGCAAGAACGATGACGACCGGCGGGCACTGGCCAAGCAGCTGGTCGAACTGGTCGGAACGGGAGGCGTTTTCGTCTCCGACGGCTTTGGGGTGGTGCACCGCAAGCAAGCCTCGGTCTATGACATCGCAACCCTGTTGCCGCACTACGCCGGCACGCTGGTCGCCGACGAGATGCGGGTACTGGAGCAGTTGACCAGCTCGACCCAGCGGCCCTATGCGGTAGTGCTCGGCGGATCAAAGGTGTCCGACAAGCTGGGTGTCATCGAGTCGCTGGCGACCAAGGCGGACAGCATTGTGATTGGCGGCGGAATGTGCTTCACATTCCTTGCTGCACAGGGATTTTCGGTTGGCACATCGCTGCTGGAAGACGACATGATCGAAGTCTGTCGCGGGCTGCTGGAAACCTATCACGACGTGTTGCGGCTGCCCGTGGATCTAGTGGTCACGGAGAAGTTCGCCGCCGACTCGCCGCCCCAGACGGTCGACGTCGGCGCTGTGCCCAATGGCTTGATGGGCCTGGATATCGGGCCGGGATCGATCAAACGGTTCAGCACGCTGCTGTCCAACGCCGGGACCATCTTCTGGAACGGGCCGATGGGAGTATTCGAGTTCCCGGCTTATGCGGCCGGCACCAGAGGCGTCGCCGAGGCGATCGTCGCCGCCACCGGCAAAGGGGCGTTTAGTGTGGTCGGCGGCGGTGACTCCGCGGCCGCAGTGCGCGCGATGAACATCCCCGAGGGCGCCTTCTCACACATATCCACCGGCGGCGGTGCCTCGCTGGAATACCTTGAGGGCAAGACGCTTCCCGGCATCGAGGTACTGAGCCGTGAGCAGCCAACCGGAGGAGTTTTGTGA
- the PE_PGRS26 gene encoding PE-PGRS family protein PE_PGRS26 (Member of the Mycobacterium tuberculosis PE family, PGRS subfamily of ala-, gly-rich proteins), with translation MSNVMVVPGMLSAAAADVASIGAALSAANGAAAPTTAGVLAAGADEVSAAIASLFSGYARDYQALSAQMARFHQQFVQALTASVGSYAAAEAANASPLQALEQQVLAAINAPTQTLLGRPLIGNGADGLPGQNGGAGGLLWGNGGNGGAGDAAHPNGGNGGDAGMFGNGGAGGAGYSPAAGTGAAGGAGGAGGAGGWLSGNGGAGGNGGTGASGADGGGGLPPVPASPGGNGGGGDAGGAAGMFGTGGAGGTGGDGGAGGAGDSPNSGANGARGGDGGNGAAGGAGGRLFGNGGAGGNGGTAGQGGDGGTALGAGGIGGDGGTGGAGGTGGTAGIGGSSAGAGGAGGDGGAGGTGGGSSMIGGKGGTGGNGGVGGTGGASALTIGNGSSAGAGGAGGAGGTGGTGGYIESLDGKGQAGNGGNGGNGAAGGAGGGGTGAGGNGGAGGNGGDGGPSQGGGNPGFGGDGGTGGPGGVGVPDGIGGANGAQGKHG, from the coding sequence ATGTCGAACGTGATGGTAGTCCCGGGAATGTTGTCAGCGGCGGCAGCGGATGTGGCGAGCATCGGTGCGGCGCTTAGCGCGGCCAACGGAGCCGCGGCACCCACGACGGCTGGTGTCCTGGCCGCCGGGGCCGATGAGGTGTCGGCGGCCATCGCGTCGTTGTTTTCTGGCTACGCCCGCGACTATCAGGCGCTCAGTGCCCAAATGGCCAGATTTCATCAACAGTTCGTGCAGGCCTTAACCGCGAGCGTGGGCTCGTATGCCGCCGCCGAGGCCGCCAACGCCTCCCCCTTGCAGGCCCTCGAACAACAGGTGCTCGCGGCCATCAACGCGCCCACCCAGACACTGCTGGGGCGTCCGCTGATCGGCAACGGCGCCGACGGGCTGCCCGGTCAAAACGGTGGGGCCGGCGGGTTGCTGTGGGGCAACGGCGGGAACGGCGGAGCCGGCGACGCCGCCCACCCCAACGGCGGCAACGGCGGGGATGCCGGAATGTTCGGTAACGGCGGGGCCGGCGGTGCCGGTTACAGCCCGGCGGCCGGAACCGGCGCGGCCGGTGGAGCCGGCGGCGCCGGTGGAGCCGGTGGCTGGCTAAGCGGCAACGGCGGCGCCGGCGGCAACGGCGGTACTGGCGCCAGCGGCGCCGACGGCGGCGGCGGCCTCCCCCCCGTCCCCGCCAGCCCTGGCGGTAACGGCGGTGGCGGTGATGCCGGTGGTGCTGCTGGGATGTTCGGCACCGGCGGCGCCGGTGGGACCGGCGGGGACGGCGGCGCCGGCGGTGCCGGCGACAGTCCTAACAGCGGTGCCAACGGCGCCCGTGGCGGCGACGGCGGCAACGGCGCTGCGGGTGGGGCTGGTGGCCGGCTGTTCGGCAATGGCGGCGCCGGCGGCAACGGCGGCACCGCTGGCCAAGGTGGCGACGGCGGCACGGCGCTAGGCGCTGGCGGCATCGGCGGCGACGGCGGCACCGGCGGCGCCGGTGGTACTGGCGGCACAGCTGGCATCGGCGGCAGCAGCGCCGGCGCCGGCGGCGCCGGCGGCGACGGCGGCGCCGGCGGCACCGGCGGCGGCAGCTCAATGATCGGCGGCAAAGGCGGTACCGGCGGCAACGGCGGCGTCGGTGGCACCGGCGGCGCCAGCGCATTGACCATCGGCAATGGCAGCAGCGCCGGCGCCGGCGGCGCTGGCGGCGCAGGCGGCACCGGCGGCACCGGCGGCTATATCGAAAGCCTCGACGGCAAAGGCCAAGCCGGCAACGGCGGCAACGGCGGCAACGGCGCCGCGGGTGGGGCAGGCGGAGGCGGCACCGGCGCCGGCGGTAACGGCGGCGCCGGCGGCAACGGCGGTGACGGCGGGCCCAGCCAAGGTGGCGGCAATCCCGGCTTTGGCGGCGACGGCGGCACCGGCGGACCTGGCGGCGTCGGTGTGCCCGACGGGATCGGCGGCGCCAATGGCGCGCAAGGAAAGCACGGGTGA
- the secG gene encoding protein-export membrane protein SecG, which yields MELALQITLIVTSVLVVLLVLLHRAKGGGLSTLFGGGVQSSLSGSTVVEKNLDRLTLFVTGIWLVSIIGVALLIKYR from the coding sequence ATGGAATTGGCCCTGCAGATCACGCTGATCGTCACGAGCGTGCTGGTGGTGTTGTTAGTACTGCTGCACCGGGCCAAGGGTGGCGGGCTATCGACACTGTTCGGCGGTGGTGTGCAGTCAAGCCTGTCCGGCTCGACGGTGGTGGAGAAGAACCTGGACCGGTTGACGCTGTTCGTTACCGGCATCTGGCTGGTGTCCATCATCGGCGTGGCGTTGCTCATCAAATACCGCTAG
- a CDS encoding dehydrogenase, with protein sequence MTTAVVVGAGPNGLAAAIHLARHGVDVQVLEARDTIGGGARSGELTVPGVIHDHCSAFHPLGVGSPFWAAIDLQRYGLTWKWPDVDCAHPLDDGTAGVLYRSIEATAAGLGPDGKRWQRAVGDLAAGFDELAEDLLRPVLNMPRHPIRLARFGPRAALPATAMARRFHTERARALFGGAAAHVYTRLDRPLTASLGLMILASGHRHGWPVARGGSGSITKALAAALDAYGGTVATGVTVTSRRDIPDADIVMLDLSPAAVLGIYGDVMPTRINRSYRRYRAGSSAFKVDFAIEGDVGWTNPDCRRAGTVHLGGTFAEIADTERQRAQGTMVQRPFVLVGQQYLADPSRSVGNINPIWAYAHVPFGYTGDATAAVIDQIERFAPGFRDRIVATVSTSTTELQTYNRNFIGGDIIGGANDRLQVIFRPRVAVDPYAIGVPGVYLCSQSAPPGAGIHGLCGYHAAESALRWLRKRR encoded by the coding sequence ATGACGACCGCGGTCGTCGTCGGAGCCGGGCCCAACGGCCTGGCCGCGGCGATCCACCTGGCCCGTCACGGTGTCGACGTGCAGGTGCTGGAGGCGCGCGACACCATCGGCGGGGGAGCACGCTCCGGTGAGCTGACGGTGCCCGGGGTCATCCACGACCACTGTTCGGCGTTTCATCCGCTGGGCGTCGGGTCGCCATTCTGGGCGGCGATCGACCTGCAACGCTACGGGCTGACGTGGAAGTGGCCGGACGTCGACTGCGCACACCCACTCGATGACGGCACCGCGGGCGTGCTATATCGGTCGATCGAAGCCACCGCCGCCGGCCTGGGTCCCGACGGCAAGCGGTGGCAGCGCGCCGTGGGTGACCTCGCCGCCGGATTCGATGAGCTGGCCGAGGATCTGCTGCGCCCGGTGCTCAACATGCCGCGTCACCCGATCCGCCTGGCCCGCTTTGGTCCGCGCGCGGCGCTGCCGGCCACCGCCATGGCGCGTCGGTTTCACACCGAGCGGGCGCGCGCGTTGTTCGGCGGCGCCGCGGCGCACGTCTACACCAGGTTGGATCGGCCGCTGACCGCGTCGCTGGGGTTGATGATCCTGGCCAGCGGCCATCGCCACGGTTGGCCGGTCGCCCGGGGCGGATCCGGGTCGATCACGAAGGCGCTGGCCGCGGCCCTGGACGCGTACGGCGGCACCGTCGCCACCGGGGTGACCGTCACCAGCCGCCGCGACATCCCCGACGCCGACATCGTGATGCTCGACCTCAGCCCGGCCGCGGTGCTCGGGATCTACGGCGATGTGATGCCCACCCGCATCAACCGGTCCTATCGGCGCTACCGCGCCGGATCGTCGGCCTTCAAGGTCGACTTCGCCATCGAGGGCGACGTTGGGTGGACCAACCCCGATTGCCGGCGCGCGGGCACCGTCCACCTGGGCGGGACCTTCGCGGAAATCGCAGACACCGAACGTCAACGCGCCCAAGGCACGATGGTGCAGCGACCATTCGTGCTCGTCGGGCAGCAGTACCTCGCCGACCCGTCCCGCTCGGTCGGCAACATCAACCCCATCTGGGCCTACGCGCACGTGCCGTTCGGCTACACCGGCGACGCCACCGCCGCCGTCATCGACCAGATCGAGCGGTTCGCCCCCGGATTCCGCGACCGCATCGTGGCAACCGTCAGCACCTCCACCACCGAACTGCAAACGTACAACCGCAACTTCATCGGCGGAGACATTATCGGCGGCGCCAACGACCGGCTGCAGGTCATCTTCCGCCCGCGCGTGGCCGTCGATCCGTATGCGATCGGTGTGCCGGGTGTCTATCTGTGTTCACAGTCCGCGCCACCCGGTGCCGGGATCCACGGATTGTGTGGCTACCACGCCGCCGAATCGGCGCTGAGGTGGCTGCGCAAGCGACGTTGA
- the gap gene encoding glyceraldehyde 3-phosphate dehydrogenase produces the protein MTVRVGINGFGRIGRNFYRALLAQQEQGTADVEVVAANDITDNSTLAHLLKFDSILGRLPCDVGLEGDDTIVVGRAKIKALAVREGPAALPWGDLGVDVVVESTGLFTNAAKAKGHLDAGAKKVIISAPATDEDITIVLGVNDDKYDGSQNIISNASCTTNCLAPLAKVLDDEFGIVKGLMTTIHAYTQDQNLQDGPHKDLRRARAAALNIVPTSTGAAKAIGLVMPQLKGKLDGYALRVPIPTGSVTDLTVDLSTRASVDEINAAFKAAAEGRLKGILKYYDAPIVSSDIVTDPHSSIFDSGLTKVIDDQAKVVSWYDNEWGYSNRLVDLVTLVGKSL, from the coding sequence GTGACGGTCCGAGTAGGCATCAACGGGTTTGGTCGAATCGGACGCAACTTCTACCGGGCCTTACTGGCCCAACAGGAGCAGGGCACCGCCGACGTGGAGGTGGTCGCCGCCAACGACATCACCGACAACAGCACGCTGGCGCATCTGCTCAAATTCGACTCGATTCTGGGCCGGCTGCCTTGCGATGTCGGCCTCGAAGGCGACGACACCATCGTCGTCGGCCGCGCGAAAATCAAGGCGCTCGCGGTCCGGGAGGGGCCGGCGGCATTGCCATGGGGAGACCTCGGCGTCGACGTCGTCGTCGAATCCACCGGCCTGTTCACCAATGCGGCCAAAGCCAAAGGCCACCTGGACGCCGGCGCCAAGAAGGTGATCATCTCTGCGCCCGCCACCGACGAGGACATCACCATCGTCCTGGGAGTTAACGACGACAAGTATGACGGCAGCCAGAACATCATCTCCAATGCGTCGTGCACCACGAACTGCCTTGCGCCGCTGGCCAAAGTGCTCGACGATGAGTTCGGCATCGTCAAGGGCCTGATGACCACCATCCACGCCTACACTCAGGATCAGAACCTGCAGGACGGGCCGCACAAGGACCTGCGTCGCGCCCGCGCCGCCGCGCTGAACATCGTGCCGACCTCCACCGGCGCGGCCAAGGCCATCGGCCTGGTGATGCCGCAGCTAAAGGGCAAGCTCGACGGTTATGCGCTGCGGGTGCCGATCCCCACCGGCTCGGTCACCGACCTTACGGTCGACTTATCCACACGGGCCAGTGTCGATGAGATCAACGCGGCGTTCAAAGCCGCGGCCGAAGGCAGGCTCAAGGGCATTCTGAAGTACTACGACGCGCCGATCGTCTCGAGCGACATCGTCACCGACCCGCACAGTTCGATTTTCGACTCTGGGTTGACCAAAGTCATCGACGACCAGGCCAAGGTGGTGTCGTGGTACGACAACGAGTGGGGCTACTCCAACCGCCTGGTTGATCTGGTCACGCTGGTCGGCAAGTCGCTCTAG